In Apis cerana isolate GH-2021 linkage group LG3, AcerK_1.0, whole genome shotgun sequence, the sequence GTGGACTTCCAACTCCTGCAGATTTAATGGGTATTGTGTCTCTTAAAGCAAAACGTAGACTAGAAAGAGACCACGGAATTGTATtactataaatcataattacatATAGATACTTTGATCATAATCTCATTcaagattgaattattttatttaatattttattatatggcATGCCAAATTAATGATGATGTACAAAATagcatacatattttatttgcatataataatagatacatttttctgatatttttgataattaatattattctctttatCTTGTTACATGTAATGCAAAGACAAatgagaatgaaatattttatttaagtaacataataataattaaattcttattaattataacaattttttaataatcatatataaatattatatatacattttaatgtatatatatttagtattatatttatttaatacgtccacaatcttattaattaattcaaattttcatatctcTTTTCAAGATGATTAAGAATGATtaaacatttcattaatttaatcgaaaaatacttttatgataaatagagTATTAcatattgatagaaaaaaatattaccaaattttctacacatatttttctaataaatattacattgattaataataatttaagaattggctGTAATCAAaggatttttatatcattcatatatatatactgaccatacataataaaacattgctatttttatgattataaataatatattttaatatgaaatatcaaatatttcattaaaagcaTTTGTCCAATTCACTCATTcacatattcaataaatttatcattaattttatcataaaaataaattttttttattttattaaataaaattattaaattagtaagTAAATTCacgcaataaaattatatataaattatataaagttttatatcataaatataaatgtagtaGAAATATACactttatatacttatatatacttagaatatatactttaaaaaataaaaatttttatcatgtatGGTTTCAAaactagataaaaattttttagaaatacaatacaattttaaaagcaTGTTTAGATAGCTTTTCCAAGTCTAAGCTTTTAATGTCttagatagaatataaaaaattctgatattGTATTGTACTATATCCAAATTaagtgatatttaatattaaatataatttattcatctatttaaaatgatgttattatagataaagatttttattacaattaagaataagtaattaattgttCTTTTCTTAACTTTTTAACGCTTCAGTGTTGTATAAACttatattgtatgtattataaacatataattagttctttgtatataaatataaaaagcgtttgtttatttatacaatttataaataatataatttttaaatttagtataaataaattaaactaacaacattattaaaaaatgtataatatactaatatgttaacaaaaatattataaataatgaatgtaattctttaatcataaaagaagttataaaaacttaataatgattaattattaatatctaattattttttatcaatatctaataatatttattaaatatgtaaaaattaaattctttttattataataacatctttataaatatatttataaatttatgtaatttattttttaattataattgtaatttataaattaaattagaaatttatattaaaaaaattatgattttgaatgaaaattttgtgtatatataaaatttttaatcacatatttacatattattattagttcatatttattatttatatattatttattataatattttattatttataataatattattatttataataatatacattacataaattttaatacatatctcttaaatgtaattacaataattttatctagtcattattatatatttgaaagctattaatattttaaattatttttaataatatacatattagtttaaatacaatttattacgattttaatatataaaattctttaatttaaatctaattcaaactaattatatccaattataattaactacataattatagttatatataatgtttacaaataacataaaatatttatacagtaAAAcatgaataacaaaatattgtaatgtcATCAGAATATatcttaatcaaataaaagttatgattataataagtaatatttgaatttcattgatttttaaatttttattaataatatacaataaaataattggaatatttaagtacttttagattatatgtgtatattttaattttttaatattttaaaacaaaatttatttacaatttcgaaagatataataaaaaatattaaaatattaaatattattaattatgatattattttaaatgaaagtaaatttaaagttatataagtTTGTTATAGATATTGATTATGTATCCTGAaattattctatcatttttttctattaatttttttctaggcaataaataaaaatgaatcgaggCGAGCCTCCTAGTTCTGCCGGTTTATTAACTTGTCTGTATCATGCATTTAACACGTTCTATCTgctcatttatattaaacagaatttttaaattaaaatttacattgttGACGCACAACTAGTCaagttttattatcatataaaatggCGAGCCtccgtggaaaatttttataaaaaagatcgagacattttaaatctttattattgaaaaatttttttctgaaaaactatttcttgaatatttaatattacaatgttattaataaatattttattgtggttttactgtattaaatatatatgttaatatacttaatatgtaaaagaaaaaattgaatttaattttttaaacaaaaaaattaatatactaataatttatattatttttttattaaatacaatgatttatattttatataaatataaaatcttaatatgtgaaatataaaacaataaaaagaaaataatatttatttacaatagtgattattataatatatttaatttattaattgtgaaatatataaaaaatattgaaatataatatttcgtaattatactttttcaaaaatttaagaattatattttttaaaaaatttttataaaatattaaataatatttatttatttctttagtttatttcttattatctttataataaattaaataatgtaaatgaaaattaaaaacaaacaaaaatttttttaaaaaataaattatatatatttatttttaaaaaaatgttattgaaagaaatgattttaaaaattccggaCTAGCCCATCATGGAAATATCGAATGATcataataatcttgaaaaacCTGTTCATTAACGATGATATTATacgattgatttatatttcacaatttctaAAAGAATGCGAAACAAATAAGCCTCCGAGATCAACCAATCAACGATTAGAATATCGATCGCTGACTTTGACGCGCTTATATTTAAGCAAGACGCACTTGTGATTaagaactattaaaaaaaatcagtaaCTACCTCGCTCTAACTCTTTCGAAGTATTAAAAATGGTatgaatgttatttattaatttgtaataaaagaataaaattttataaaaataatgaatcgttatattacatttaatcaatattattattaatagtattataataataaattgataatgtaaatttttattatttttttttagactaCATATACAGATAAAGGACCGAAGGTAATTATAacaggaatattttaaatgaaaaaataatgtattattaatgtataattcattttcagcCTTTAGGTgggaaatttatatctttcgatCATCTTAAATTTTGGGTTGGAAATGCAAAACAGGTAATTGCAAAtaccatatattattaaacaaaatattttcattgaataattcattgaattaataaaatcatggaatttataaaataaataattgttcaggattaatattttttattataatatatatattataaaatactttcatattaagatattttcaattttgttatatatttttacacaaaaaaaaataaattattaacatttaaatataaatcattaattaaaatttgttaagataattaatgctttattcaattaattgttaaaatatagatattaatctaaaatcatagataaattatattatatatttcgaacatatttattatgaataactttatttattattttaattaaatgattgaatataattatgatatttaaaatggtattataaatttatttttaaattcatttgttatttAGGCAGCTAGTTATTATTGCAATAGATTGGGTTTTGAACCGTTAGGTTACCGTGGTTTAGAAACTGGTTCTAGGCGCGTGGCATCACATGTCATTAAACAAAATCAGGTAAACTTGCTaaacaaatgtttattaactttcataaaataatattttataaattaatataaataattatataatataattttttattctgaaaaattcatttgatttaaaaaattattatgagatATGAATTATTgtctttagaaatattaattatataaattttctattttattgaaataaaaatgaattttttagataatgtatataattataaataatgtttataattattttatattattaaaaaaataaatatttttcatttatagattatttttatttttgaatcagCCTATGAACCTGATAATGAAGAAATGGGAAGTTATCTTTCTCGACATGGAGATGGTGTTCGTGATATTGCTTTCAATGTTGAGAATATAGATATCATTGTAAAAGTaagttaaaaatcataaatttttttgaatacgaaatgaaaaatcaattttttttagatcgcAAAAGAAAGAGGAGCCGTAATAGTAAAAGACATATGGGaagaaaacgataaatatGGTACTGTAAAATTTGCTACTATAAAAACTGTaagtaaatacataatatcatgaaataaaaataatatttcaataaaattatttatttttttattagtacgGAAACACATATCATACACTAatagatcgatcgaaatataaaggattttttttgccaggatttcaaaaattatcagaagatatattttcaaaaaatttgtatgtaatttaatttaaatccaatcacattattctttgataatattttataatatttaataattataaaatatattaataacatgaaatatttaataactattcttctattatttagACCAAAAGTAGGATTAAATTTTGTGGATCACGTTGTTGGTAATCAACCTGATAAACAAATGGAACTAGTAGCAAAATGGTATAAACaacaacaaattaaaaatttaagaaaacgaTATAATCTATACATATTGTATTtactacataaaatttttattataccatTATAGGTATGAACGATGTTTgcaatttcatcgattttgGTCAGTAGATGATACTCAATTGCATACAGAATATTCAGCTCTGCGTTCTATCGTAATGACGAATTGGGAGGAAACTGTGAAAATGCCTATAAACGAACCTGCTCCTGGCAAAAAACGTTCGCAAATTCAAGAATACGTTGAATATTATGGAGGAGCAGGAGTGCAACATATTGCTCTTAATACAAACGATATAATTACAgctgtaaattatattcttaataataaatttgcataaaattttattttaaaatagaaaactttTGTTATTCTACAGATAGAAAACTTGCGAGCTCGAGGAATGGAATTCTTGGATGTTCCAGATACTTATTATGATATGTTAAGAAATCGTTTGAAAACTAatggtataaaaattttagaagatcTTAATATACTTCaggtataatattaaatgttaaatacaaaatcataaaataaatttagtaaagatttgttaatatttatttttaattatattttcagaaattaaaaattttaattgattatgatgaaaatggctatcttttacaaatatttaccaAAAATATGCAAGATCGACCAACTCTTTtcatagaaattattcaaagacATAATCATAATGtaggtattaatataattattaaaattcagataacaataaaaattataattatttttgttccaGGGATTTGGAGCTGGAAATTTCCAAGCACTCTTTGAAGCTATTGAAATGGAACAAGCTAAACGtggcaatttataaaaatataatttatataattgaaataaaatataattatgtatataaatttctttctagaaattttaaattttaaatatattttaaatttttattaaattaaaatgtttttaaaatagaaactaccattgtattaattttatgtgttGTATTTAATGGccaatatttgttttacaaaaatacaCACAGTATGAGGagataaaatatgtaacaatACAATTTGAAGCTTAATAATTAACCATTAAAATCAAACATTATATCGTGctgtattaaattgtaatattatattataaacatataattaacaacaggtgtcttaaaaaaagagaaaagcaagaaaattattaaactgtatttatttttaatgctctCTTTTTGTTTCATGGCCAAGATATAAGCAaatgtttttcatataaaaattgcaatatctAGAAAGAATGGAATAATATGTGATGACAAAGGATATTAAGGAAAAAGTAGCTCACTTATTTTAATCTGTGGAGTCCATAGCTCAGATACCTGTCTGCTATATTAACTGTGATAAACTTGCAGACATTTCTCTTCATACACTATCATGAATGCCAAGACGAAAGATGTCATGTTGACAGAAAAACGAATTCCCCAGTGGCTTCAACACAAAGATCTGTGAGAAGGCATGTGGTGGATCTTCATCTGCCTACAATAAATTAGagatatattacttataacatatgttataataatataaatatgtttaaaaattatatactttttttgttatttatatattttgcataaattttagtaaatattaatataaaatattaatataaaatcaaatttattgtatataaaaatttattatgtatttaaacttattatattggtattattaatattataattattaaaataattaattagattacataattattaaaataattaataattttactattaatcatgcaaaaaatacataatatttcaagaataataaaaataaaaaagatatataatataaagataaacttaccatacaataaaattttatataaaaaaattattttatatttttccttacagtaatataaatattctattatattttcataaataattttaaatattaattattataaaatttctagttaattattataaaatttattaattattataaaatttctaattacattaaaaagtatatataataattatattatataaaaatataaacttaaatttatttttatttttttatattcatatattatttactattatataatattatataattttaaaattatttttatagataaaataaattaatcataatgattaatcttaatatgaattattattaaataataagtcattaaatttttatttaaatattaataataataatttacttaaataataatttattttttaaatatagaaaaaataaattttattcctatCAGTTCAgcaatttaaagttttctctttattatcatttttactagataatttatcaaaatataattaattaaatagtacatgcaaatattgaattaataaaattaagaaattttattaaatttaaatataatataataataaactttaaaatgcagtaaatatttccattatattacaaaattactttAAGTTTCCATGTttgtcaaattattatataataatattagtaagtgcaaaaattattttttttaaatcttaaattacaGCAAACATAAAAgcaatattgcaaataatatataataaaattagaattaataataaaaaagcataTTGACAAACATTAAGCAGCTTTAGACACTAAGAATTAGTATCAAGCTTGCCTGTACCATGATACGAAGATCAATGGAATAGTAATACCTGACGCCTAAACCGTGTTATGCAGAGCAAGTCTGAAGATGTCATGCTGCACGTAAAAGCTGGTACCAATTGGCTTCAGGACAAATGTCTGGATGTATGCATGGGGCTGATCCTCATCAGTCTGCCCAATCATCAACAATCACTGActgaattttcttatttcatcttctttgcGGAGGTATATAGAGAGATTGTTGCTGGACATTAGTCATAGCTCAATCTCTATCTTCATATGGCAGCACAAAAAATGTAAGGCAGTACAGTACACATTTGTGTAACATGTCCAgccaataaaatacaatatgtggacgaataaaaacaaatgcaatcaaagaatttaaaaagaaaatatcaggccaaatgtatttttatttttgaaagcgtattatattatatattaaataagaatagtaaaaaaaattaaattactgaactaattggaataaaatctgcacatattgaattataaaattcttttatgtataatatttactattcacatatataaatattatactactcatattaaaatttttatatttatattataattatattataaaaaaagttattttctttACCTGCAACCTTCCTAAAACATTAATGAGTACGCCACCATCAAACATTGGTTGTGAATCAATAGCAGTTATTatccgatttattttttgaaatgttaaactctgaaaattaaaaattaataataaaataatcaatataataaaaaatattaaaaatactatatttatttttcttgtattttatataatctttttataaacaacataattatttaatataatacatttatatttatttaatatttaatagtacaattatttatataaaatatattagaaaaaataatatttataatatattaatataataaaattatatgtatatatatttcttccataAAATACTTACAGTTAGTTTTTCCATGATTTTAATAGCACCTTGTATTTGCAAACCCTCAAATGTCATGAAAGATGACTCGGTCTATGAATAtaacaatcaaataaatataatataaaaaatataattataaatatttacgttaataaaaacttacattatacatatttattaaatttggtcTTTGAGCAGGATCGTCAAACATCGCATAATACTGTTGTACGAAACCCTTTCCGATAACTTCATATTGGGGGTTTAATGCCATTACGCTAACTTATTGTGTTCACAATTACTACACGATACTAACAATATCAGTCTTTCCAAGTGATTCAATCCGTTgacaaattgtatttaaaaaaagttctaCGATAAGAGTAAAATAATGCCTATTAACATCCCTCGTGCAAGATACAAGCGAGCAGGAAGCTACTTATGTCCACCAATCATTTCGATGTATCGAGAAAATCATCGGAATTATTCTCGAACTCTCGAAAAGTTTAGATATTTGGCAACGATTGTATATACTCGTTTTCGCACAAACAATACCGTTTCTGATTCGTGATTGCTTTTGATTTGGAAATATGCAAATCTACTtcgttgatttttaaaaattaattaattcatataaaaaataaataaagatatttgtattattttagacaaaattgatttaaacaaaaattttttattaaaaaataattttattgaatgtcATTTAAATCGCAACTTAGGATTggttatcattaaatattaccgGATGTAATAATACGACATCTGTAggttgaattttgaatattgaacgGATAAGCAATTGAAAGTTAGGTtaacttcctttttttcggtGTGAAAAATCGTGAGGTGTGTAGTGTTTGACATTGCAGAAACTAATCCAAAAACATcgggaaatagaaaaataatttatttgtatatataatgttgatcttaatattgtttattccgatatttttggaatagCAATGATTTTcccaattttacaattttaataataagttcgTGTAAgagaatatattgatatatacttttaaaattttgtttatattaaattaaaaataaaataattatttaaattttaagaatattaaaaaataaaaattttaagaatattaattttgtgtaaatttgtttttttattttttagtatttgtGATAAAGAAGAAGTTATGTGATGTGTTtacaattatgatttaatctatgttaaacaaaaaaaaattaataatataatataaattattatatataagtttcataataaaacatttatattataatttttaaattaattttttattttcttgtcaTATCTAGACATATTTTCAAGATGGTGAAGATTATGAAAACAGGAAAAGTAGTATTGGTCCTTAGTGGCCGATATGCTGGAAGAAAAGCTATCATTATGCGTAACTATGATGATGGAACTACAGAAAAACAATATGGACATGCAATGGTAGCTGGTATTGACCGATATCCACGTAAAGTACACAAAAGAATGGGTAAAGCAAAGATTCACAAACGTTCTAAAATCAAACCATTTGTGAaagtaagttttataaattattattgaaaattaaaaaaattaataattatttaatatctttaaacttttcttattaattgttaatgtaattttttttttgattatattaaatgttttttgttaagttatattttgatatattaatatatttattgtaaatataatttaaatatatacaattataggtattaaattataatcatttgatGCCAACAAGATATACTGTAGATTTACATTGGGATAAAGTAACACCTAAAGATCTTAAAGATCCAATGAAACGCAAGAAGATACGATTCCAAACTCGtgttaaatttgaagaaaagtatatatatttataataattttttatcatattatattttataaataaacaatatatatataattatttatttttaggtaCAAATCTGGTAAAAACAAATGGTTCTTCCAAAAATTacggttttaattaaatttaaataaatataaaatttacaaatattttaaatgtaataattctcATTTATTCTCCTACTCCagaatgaaaaaacaaatttttatgtttttatatatatacttgaaaaaagcatgattctaatttatttttaatttataatgtatacatTAATGAATTAGCTATCTTACTACGAGAATACAAAGatacttaatttatattatttaaaatatttttaaaaaataatttaaaaaattctgataaaaatattttaagaatataacatatgatggtgtatattaaatgaataatttaaaaatacatttaaaaaatatatattagtaaataacataatttaataaatatatgataaaaaaattgaaacattataacgaaaattcattcatatttttataaattatcacttattaagttttttaatacGTTCATCTAATGAttctatgttattttttataatttctaaatttgatGCAAAGCTTTCTTGAACTCCTTTTAAAAGAGATTTATTACTCTCCAAATCAGATGTTATTTGTGATTGTAATTCTTCTAAACGTGTTAAAGATTTGTTGAATGTAGcagctaaaaaaaaatataaacaatatgaaaaaataatatatattttaaaataaaaaatataaagtttttctCATATTTAGATACATACCTTGTTGGTGAATGGTATTTAAAGCCAACATTCGATTTACAGTTTGTGGTAAAATTTGTGACATAGTTTCTGTCTGTTTCATGATATCATACATTTCTGAaatctagaaataaaatttgattttaataaattttattaaatttctaatttcaaaattttacataaattatttaattattcaaagaaaaaataacttacTTTTTGTTCTTGTTCTGAATCTAATGTTAATGCAGTTTTTTTCTGTGCAATATTATCCATCCTATGAATTAGTGTAGCTAATCGACtttcaattatatctaattgatAAGTATCTAGTAATGCAGCTTTTGCTCCTAATTCTTGAAGAGCTTCCATTACTCCTTGACTTTTgagattctataaaaaaatttattgtttatataacattaaattaattattataattatataaaaaataatcacattATATACCTGTGAAAATTTGGAAAGTTTATCACTAGTTGTTCCAATGATACTTTCTAAATTGCAAAGCCTTTGTTCAAGTAATGCAATTCTTGCTGCTTCTTGCATTCTTGCTTTTTCTGGAAGATACATCATCTGATATTTGAGTACACCAGGTTCtgttttattagttttatcatcttttatattttgcactTTTGAATCAGTATCAGAAGTAAGAATACTAGTTTGCTTGAATGCTTCTATTTGTGATATCAATTGTCTAAAACattcattaatgaaaaaaaaattttcattctatattccattatattccattatattataacataaactTACTTCATTCTTGTGCCTTGTGGATCAGACAGAGTAGCAACAAGATCAGCTCCAAGGcattcttctaattttaagGAATCTAATTGTTTTTCTAGAAGTTGTACTTGAGAAATCACACCAGCAACAGATTTTACTTCATCTTCTCCcattttttcctatttcataaaagtgaaatatatacatattttttattaaataaaataataaattaaataaataaattataaatgaataaaaacaaataaattaaatacttttaaatcatTCACTTCttcatataattctttaatttcacattgtaaacgttgatatttttgaataagggtttctttttctccttctccagGTAATTCCCAATCtccaaatctaaaatttatatctttcaatatatataattttttttatatttatttatcaaaaaaaatttacttatagcC encodes:
- the LOC107998251 gene encoding dynactin subunit 2 isoform X2; the encoded protein is MLLAKELIFQIEYHSNQELAININFRFGDWELPGEGEKETLIQKYQRLQCEIKELYEEVNDLKEKMGEDEVKSVAGVISQVQLLEKQLDSLKLEECLGADLVATLSDPQGTRMKQLISQIEAFKQTSILTSDTDSKVQNIKDDKTNKTEPGVLKYQMMYLPEKARMQEAARIALLEQRLCNLESIIGTTSDKLSKFSQNLKSQGVMEALQELGAKAALLDTYQLDIIESRLATLIHRMDNIAQKKTALTLDSEQEQKISEMYDIMKQTETMSQILPQTVNRMLALNTIHQQAATFNKSLTRLEELQSQITSDLESNKSLLKGVQESFASNLEIIKNNIESLDERIKKLNK
- the LOC107998251 gene encoding dynactin subunit 2 isoform X1, which encodes MADPKYADLPGIAYDQVDVYETTDLPESEQFQLYPEDETDSIEKLHISATEAFNKFKNKHVISKGVDFSDRVSLKPRTGYKFGDWELPGEGEKETLIQKYQRLQCEIKELYEEVNDLKEKMGEDEVKSVAGVISQVQLLEKQLDSLKLEECLGADLVATLSDPQGTRMKQLISQIEAFKQTSILTSDTDSKVQNIKDDKTNKTEPGVLKYQMMYLPEKARMQEAARIALLEQRLCNLESIIGTTSDKLSKFSQNLKSQGVMEALQELGAKAALLDTYQLDIIESRLATLIHRMDNIAQKKTALTLDSEQEQKISEMYDIMKQTETMSQILPQTVNRMLALNTIHQQAATFNKSLTRLEELQSQITSDLESNKSLLKGVQESFASNLEIIKNNIESLDERIKKLNK